A genomic stretch from Vicinamibacteria bacterium includes:
- a CDS encoding VOC family protein, whose translation MGPQITDSHFVIAVCDLEKSASYYRDVLGFAVRDMGDPGWRMLVKDRCTILAGECPDAIPPTRLGDHSYFAYFVIDGIDDYYQGVVARGGRIRKPVRDEPWKMREFAVETVDGHRIMFGSRIQ comes from the coding sequence GTGGGTCCCCAAATAACCGACTCGCATTTCGTCATCGCCGTTTGTGACCTCGAGAAGTCCGCCTCTTACTATCGTGATGTCCTCGGTTTCGCCGTCCGAGACATGGGTGACCCGGGTTGGAGGATGCTCGTCAAAGACCGATGTACGATACTAGCTGGAGAATGTCCTGATGCGATACCTCCCACCCGGCTCGGCGACCACTCTTACTTCGCCTATTTCGTTATCGATGGAATCGACGATTACTACCAGGGGGTGGTGGCAAGGGGCGGTCGTATTCGTAAGCCCGTCCGGGATGAGCCCTGGAAGATGCGAGAATTCGCCGTCGAGACGGTCGACGGCCACCGCATCATGTTCGGATCGCGTATTCAATAG